The Streptomonospora litoralis genome window below encodes:
- a CDS encoding acetate/propionate family kinase, whose translation MSHVLVVNSGSSSIKYRLLDMVRRRPGASGSVQRIGEDGAELVHHTGGEPLTRSGPFPDHEAGLRAVLDAFAEAGPDLAQVELAAVGHRVVHGGARFSRPVVVDDAVLDTVAELAPLAPLHNPANLEGIRVGRKVLPDVPHVAVFDTAFHQTLPETAYTYAVPDSWRAEHGVRRYGFHGTSCAYVSRRAAEWLDAEPADVDSIVLHLGNGASATAVAGGRSVDTSMGMTPLEGLVMGTRSGDVDPSVPGYLERTAGLAPGDVDAVLNRESGLLALSGANDMREVWRRADAGEHGAQLALDLYCHRLRKYIGAYTAVLGRVDALVFTAGVGENDARIRERALAGLEHLGLALDPERNAAVASGEREVSPEGADTAVLVVPTDEELEIADEALELTTGRGG comes from the coding sequence ATGAGCCACGTCCTCGTCGTCAACAGCGGCTCGTCCTCGATCAAGTACCGACTGCTGGACATGGTCCGGCGGCGGCCCGGCGCGTCCGGGTCGGTGCAGCGCATCGGCGAGGACGGCGCCGAACTGGTCCACCACACCGGGGGCGAGCCGCTCACCCGGTCCGGGCCGTTCCCCGACCACGAGGCCGGGCTGCGGGCGGTGCTCGACGCCTTCGCCGAGGCCGGGCCCGACCTGGCGCAAGTGGAACTGGCCGCGGTGGGCCACCGCGTGGTGCACGGCGGAGCCCGGTTCAGCCGGCCCGTCGTCGTCGACGACGCGGTCCTCGACACCGTCGCCGAACTGGCCCCGCTGGCGCCGCTGCACAATCCGGCCAACCTGGAGGGGATCCGGGTCGGCCGCAAGGTGCTGCCCGACGTGCCGCACGTGGCCGTGTTCGACACCGCCTTCCACCAGACTCTGCCCGAGACCGCCTACACCTACGCGGTGCCCGACTCCTGGCGCGCCGAGCACGGCGTGCGGCGCTACGGCTTCCACGGCACCTCGTGCGCCTACGTTTCGCGCCGGGCCGCCGAGTGGCTGGACGCCGAGCCCGCCGACGTCGACTCGATCGTGCTGCACCTGGGCAACGGCGCCAGCGCCACCGCCGTCGCGGGCGGGCGCAGCGTCGACACCTCCATGGGCATGACGCCGCTGGAAGGGCTGGTGATGGGCACCCGCAGCGGGGACGTCGATCCGTCGGTGCCCGGCTACCTGGAGCGCACCGCCGGGCTGGCTCCGGGCGACGTCGACGCCGTGCTCAACCGTGAGAGCGGGCTGCTGGCGCTGTCGGGCGCCAACGACATGCGCGAGGTGTGGCGCCGCGCCGATGCGGGCGAGCACGGGGCGCAGCTGGCGCTGGACCTCTACTGCCACCGGCTGCGCAAGTACATCGGCGCCTACACGGCGGTGCTGGGCCGCGTCGACGCGCTGGTGTTCACCGCCGGAGTCGGCGAGAACGACGCCCGGATCCGCGAGCGCGCGCTGGCGGGGCTGGAGCACCTGGGATTGGCGCTCGACCCGGAACGCAACGCGGCGGTGGCGTCGGGCGAACGCGAGGTGTCGCCGGAGGGCGCGGACACCGCGGTGCTGGTGGTGCCGACCGACGAGGAACTGGAGATCGCCGATGAGGCCTTGGAACTGACGACGGGCCGCGGCGGCTGA
- a CDS encoding M50 family metallopeptidase, which translates to MVTLLTALGIVLFFLGLLFSIAWHELGHLSTAKMFGIRCTQYMVGFGKTLWSRKWGDTEYGVKLVPLGGYVRLVGMIPPAAKPRQTSGKPMSRWRAMVEDAREANSVELEPGDEDRQFYQRAPWKRIIVMVAGPAMNLILAIVLFTIIMMGIGLPQNTNTVGTVAQCVLPADSTRTDCPADAPPTPASQAGLEPGDEIVGLAGEPTPDWYAVNVAIREHIGPTQMTIERDGETRTLTVDLIENQVVARDGEGDIVYERGPDGEIVTDDQGYRVPATESAGFLGITFAQERRPLTVAESAETMWGSVVGVAQALVELPSKVDDVFGAAFLGEERGVDSPVGIVGASRIGGEVLSQPIPLTDRVVFLVNMLAGVNLFLFAFNMVPILPLDGGHIFGALWESLRRRLARLFRRPDPGPFDVAQLMPVAYLVVACFVVFSLMLLVADVVNPVRLTQ; encoded by the coding sequence ATGGTCACACTACTGACCGCCCTGGGGATCGTGCTGTTCTTCCTGGGGCTGCTCTTCTCCATCGCCTGGCACGAGTTGGGCCACCTCTCCACCGCCAAGATGTTCGGCATCCGTTGTACGCAGTACATGGTCGGCTTCGGCAAGACCCTGTGGTCGCGCAAGTGGGGCGACACCGAGTACGGCGTCAAGCTGGTGCCGCTGGGCGGCTACGTGCGGCTGGTCGGCATGATCCCGCCCGCCGCCAAGCCCCGCCAGACTTCCGGCAAGCCGATGTCGCGCTGGCGCGCCATGGTCGAGGACGCCCGCGAGGCCAACAGCGTCGAACTCGAACCCGGCGACGAGGACCGGCAGTTCTATCAGCGCGCGCCGTGGAAGCGCATCATCGTCATGGTCGCCGGCCCCGCGATGAACCTGATCCTGGCCATCGTGCTGTTCACCATCATCATGATGGGGATCGGCCTGCCGCAGAACACCAACACCGTCGGCACCGTCGCCCAGTGCGTGCTGCCGGCCGACTCCACGCGGACCGACTGCCCGGCCGACGCCCCGCCGACCCCGGCCAGCCAGGCGGGCCTGGAGCCGGGCGACGAGATCGTGGGCCTGGCCGGCGAGCCCACGCCCGACTGGTACGCGGTCAACGTCGCCATCCGCGAGCACATCGGTCCCACGCAGATGACGATCGAGCGCGACGGCGAGACCCGCACGCTCACCGTCGATCTCATCGAGAACCAGGTGGTCGCCCGCGACGGCGAGGGCGACATCGTCTACGAGAGGGGCCCCGACGGCGAGATCGTCACCGACGACCAGGGCTACCGGGTGCCGGCCACCGAGTCGGCCGGGTTCCTGGGCATCACGTTCGCCCAGGAGCGCAGGCCGCTGACCGTGGCCGAGTCGGCGGAGACGATGTGGGGGTCGGTCGTGGGCGTCGCCCAGGCTCTGGTCGAACTCCCCTCCAAGGTCGACGACGTCTTCGGTGCGGCGTTCCTCGGCGAGGAGCGGGGTGTGGACTCGCCGGTGGGCATCGTGGGCGCTTCGCGCATCGGCGGAGAGGTGCTCTCCCAGCCCATTCCGCTGACCGACCGCGTCGTGTTCCTGGTGAACATGCTCGCCGGGGTCAACCTGTTCCTGTTCGCCTTCAACATGGTGCCGATCCTGCCGCTGGACGGCGGGCACATCTTCGGTGCGCTGTGGGAGTCGCTGCGCAGGCGCCTGGCGCGGCTGTTCCGCAGGCCCGACCCCGGTCCCTTCGACGTCGCCCAGCTGATGCCGGTCGCCTACCTCGTGGTGGCCTGCTTCGTGGTGTTCAGCCTGATGCTGCTGGTCGCCGACGTGGTCAACCCGGTGCGGCTGACCCAGTGA
- the dxr gene encoding 1-deoxy-D-xylulose-5-phosphate reductoisomerase, with amino-acid sequence MILGSTGSIGTQAIEVVTAEPDRFRVVGLAAGGGRADLLADQACRLGAEVVAVADPRAAGGVSARLRERGSAAKVLAGAEGVAELAAWQCDVVLNGITGALGLESTLAALRAGRLLALANKESLIVGGPLVRAVAQPGQIVPVDSEHFALAQCFPRAAPGELTSLAQGQVAARLDEVRRLVITASGGPFRARSRDQLAGVTPAEAMNHPTWDMGPVITVNSATLVNKGLEVIEAHLLFDIPFERIEVVVHPQSVIHSMVEYVDGSTLAQASPPSMRIPIAYGIGWPERVRAAAPPVDWTSAHTWTFAPLDHEAFPAVSLACEVGAAGGTAPAVYNAANEVAVAAFLDETLAFPAIVDTVAQVVSEHRVGAAASDLSPAELYAADEWARRRARELVAAPT; translated from the coding sequence GTGATCCTCGGGTCCACCGGCTCCATCGGAACCCAGGCGATCGAGGTCGTCACGGCCGAACCCGACCGCTTCCGTGTAGTGGGGCTGGCGGCAGGCGGAGGCCGGGCCGACCTCCTCGCCGATCAGGCGTGCAGGCTCGGCGCCGAGGTCGTGGCGGTCGCCGACCCCCGCGCCGCCGGTGGTGTCTCGGCGCGCCTGCGCGAACGCGGTTCCGCGGCCAAAGTGCTGGCCGGGGCCGAAGGGGTGGCGGAGCTCGCGGCCTGGCAGTGCGACGTCGTCCTCAACGGCATCACCGGTGCCCTGGGGCTGGAGTCCACACTGGCCGCGCTGCGCGCCGGGCGGCTGCTGGCCCTGGCCAACAAGGAGTCGCTGATCGTCGGCGGCCCCCTGGTTCGCGCGGTGGCCCAGCCCGGCCAGATCGTGCCGGTCGACTCCGAGCACTTCGCGCTGGCCCAGTGCTTCCCCCGGGCGGCCCCCGGCGAGCTCACCAGCCTCGCCCAAGGGCAGGTCGCCGCCCGGCTGGACGAGGTGCGCCGACTGGTCATCACCGCCAGCGGCGGCCCGTTCCGCGCCCGCAGCCGGGATCAGTTGGCCGGGGTCACCCCCGCCGAGGCCATGAACCACCCGACCTGGGACATGGGCCCGGTGATCACCGTCAACTCGGCGACACTGGTCAACAAGGGGCTGGAGGTCATCGAGGCCCACCTGCTCTTCGACATCCCCTTCGAGCGGATCGAGGTCGTGGTGCACCCGCAGTCGGTCATCCACTCGATGGTCGAATACGTCGACGGTTCCACGCTCGCCCAGGCCAGTCCGCCCAGCATGCGCATCCCGATCGCCTACGGCATCGGCTGGCCCGAGCGCGTCCGCGCCGCCGCGCCGCCCGTCGACTGGACCAGCGCCCACACCTGGACGTTCGCCCCGCTCGACCACGAGGCGTTCCCCGCGGTCTCCCTGGCCTGCGAGGTCGGGGCGGCCGGAGGCACCGCGCCCGCCGTCTACAACGCCGCCAACGAGGTGGCTGTCGCCGCCTTCCTGGACGAAACCCTGGCATTCCCTGCGATCGTGGACACGGTGGCGCAGGTAGTCTCAGAGCATCGGGTGGGGGCTGCCGCGTCCGACCTCTCGCCGGCCGAGCTCTATGCGGCCGACGAATGGGCGCGCCGCCGCGCCCGGGAGCTCGTCGCGGCGCCGACATGA
- a CDS encoding ABC transporter ATP-binding protein — MSSTQTRPQEGEQLALEVEGLTVIGRPSDVEIISDISLRVRRGDILGLVGESGSGKTTLGLALLAHCKRATEATAGSIVLSGEALLGRDAAAVRRMRGRSVAYIPQSPASALNPALRLGTQLREALHDATGGRGGAEAEGGPASSDTDARVREVLREVALPDDGRFLRRYPHQLSGGQQQRVAIAMAFIGCPDLIVLDEPTTGLDVTTQAHVLQTIRQMTREYGTAGVYISHDMAVVADLADDLAVMYQGDVVEHGPAAEVLANPGHPYTVQLLRAVPLLKTEGHTRPDGGGESDEPLLRVRGLQAGYGSATVLQGIDLDIRRGECVALLGESGSGKTTLSRSLVGLHHQFSGEAVFAGAQLATSSYRRSAEQRRRVQYVFQNPYEALNPRKRVRDLILGPYTHLVGKPGDPDRVVATALERAALPAAYGNRYPDQLSGGERQRVSIARAVATTPELLICDEITSALDVSVQAEIVELLRNLQRDGMALLFVTHNIALVSNIAQRVAVLNKGEIVEHGDVGTVMSDPTHPYTRALIADTPDFELSLGEAQLAPEPVGDPAPARRD, encoded by the coding sequence ATGAGCAGTACGCAGACCCGGCCGCAGGAGGGCGAACAGCTCGCACTGGAGGTCGAGGGCCTCACCGTCATCGGCCGTCCCTCCGACGTCGAGATCATCAGCGACATCTCACTGCGGGTGCGCCGCGGCGACATACTCGGCCTCGTCGGGGAGTCGGGATCGGGCAAAACCACCCTGGGCCTGGCTCTGCTGGCCCACTGCAAGCGCGCCACCGAGGCCACGGCGGGCAGCATCGTGCTGTCCGGCGAGGCGCTGCTGGGCCGCGACGCCGCGGCGGTGCGGCGGATGCGCGGCCGGTCGGTGGCCTACATACCGCAGTCCCCCGCCTCCGCGCTCAACCCGGCGCTGCGGCTGGGGACCCAGCTGCGCGAGGCGCTGCACGACGCCACCGGCGGGCGCGGAGGCGCCGAGGCCGAGGGCGGACCCGCCTCCTCCGACACCGACGCACGCGTCCGCGAAGTGCTGCGCGAGGTCGCCCTGCCCGACGACGGCCGGTTCCTGCGGCGCTACCCGCACCAGCTCTCCGGCGGTCAGCAGCAGCGGGTGGCCATCGCGATGGCGTTCATCGGCTGCCCCGACCTGATCGTCCTGGACGAGCCCACTACCGGGCTCGACGTGACCACGCAGGCGCACGTGCTGCAGACGATCCGGCAGATGACCCGCGAGTACGGCACGGCCGGTGTCTACATCAGCCACGACATGGCGGTAGTGGCCGACCTCGCCGACGACCTCGCGGTCATGTACCAGGGCGACGTCGTCGAGCACGGCCCGGCGGCCGAGGTGCTGGCGAACCCGGGCCACCCCTACACCGTCCAACTGCTGCGCGCGGTGCCGCTGCTGAAGACCGAGGGGCACACCCGCCCCGACGGCGGCGGCGAGTCGGACGAGCCGCTGCTGCGCGTGCGCGGCCTGCAGGCCGGCTACGGTTCGGCCACCGTGCTGCAGGGCATCGACCTCGATATCCGGCGCGGCGAGTGCGTCGCGCTACTGGGCGAGTCGGGCTCGGGCAAGACCACATTGTCGCGCTCCCTGGTCGGTCTGCACCACCAGTTCAGCGGCGAGGCGGTCTTCGCCGGTGCGCAGCTGGCCACCAGCAGCTACCGGCGCAGCGCCGAGCAGCGCCGCCGCGTCCAATACGTCTTCCAGAACCCCTACGAGGCCCTCAACCCGCGCAAGCGGGTGCGCGACCTCATCCTGGGGCCCTACACCCACCTGGTCGGCAAGCCCGGCGATCCCGACCGCGTGGTCGCCACGGCGCTGGAGCGCGCCGCGCTGCCGGCCGCCTACGGCAACCGCTACCCCGACCAGCTCAGCGGCGGTGAGCGCCAGCGGGTGTCCATCGCCCGCGCGGTGGCGACCACCCCCGAGCTGCTGATCTGCGACGAGATCACCTCGGCGCTGGACGTGTCGGTGCAGGCGGAGATCGTCGAGCTGCTCCGCAACCTGCAACGCGACGGGATGGCGCTGCTGTTCGTCACGCACAACATCGCACTGGTCTCCAACATCGCCCAGCGGGTGGCGGTGCTGAACAAGGGCGAGATCGTGGAGCACGGCGACGTCGGCACGGTGATGTCCGACCCCACCCATCCCTACACCCGGGCGCTGATCGCCGACACGCCCGATTTCGAACTGTCGTTGGGCGAAGCTCAGTTGGCCCCGGAGCCGGTCGGCGACCCCGCGCCGGCCCGCCGGGACTGA
- a CDS encoding alpha/beta hydrolase, with product MAQRSMGAGAASARWAAAAAGAALVAAAVVPGPAVAAATQAGPLEWGECSGLTAAEGAPMRCARLTVPLDRGPGAGGRTVELAISRVTARAERTGVLVVNPGGPGSPGRVWASRTAAALPADLRDHYDVVAFDPRGTGTSTPAVSCDPAYFRAPRPDTVPGGPGESARLVERAADYAAACADSTGALLGHMTTADSAADVDALRAALGADRIDYLGYSYGSLLGAVYATRYPERVRRLVLDSVVHPGRPWYRSNLRQSRSLDAAAQNFFAWTARHDSAYGLGGTARETSAAYYTARRRLAEHPAQGTVGATELENAYITAAYTSAAWPELARALADYRRGDTAGLVEVHGKYGQSTGTDPTYGAYLATQCTDSRWPGDPRTWLEDGAAAHAEAPFQSWNNIWYNMPCAFWPAQSRTWFEVGAAGVDALLLQAEHDGPTPAEGAFAMRERFPGSRLVIEEQGRSHGVALGGNPCIDGAVADYLRDGSLPAAGGGPARADLTCPAAPPPEPEPPPRNGPDPREPQAGPRPSTL from the coding sequence ATGGCTCAACGCAGCATGGGGGCGGGTGCGGCTTCTGCGCGGTGGGCGGCCGCAGCGGCGGGCGCCGCGCTGGTCGCGGCGGCGGTGGTACCCGGACCCGCTGTCGCCGCGGCAACACAGGCGGGGCCGCTGGAGTGGGGCGAGTGCAGCGGTCTCACTGCCGCCGAGGGCGCCCCGATGCGGTGCGCGCGGCTGACCGTGCCACTCGATCGGGGCCCGGGCGCGGGCGGCCGCACGGTCGAACTCGCGATCTCCCGCGTCACCGCGCGTGCGGAACGCACCGGCGTCCTCGTGGTCAACCCCGGAGGTCCGGGCAGCCCGGGACGCGTCTGGGCCTCGCGCACCGCGGCCGCGCTGCCCGCCGACCTGCGCGACCACTACGACGTGGTGGCCTTCGACCCCCGCGGTACCGGCACGAGCACCCCCGCCGTCTCCTGCGATCCCGCCTACTTCCGGGCCCCGCGCCCCGACACCGTCCCCGGCGGCCCGGGTGAATCCGCCCGCCTGGTCGAGCGCGCCGCCGACTACGCCGCCGCCTGCGCCGACTCCACCGGCGCCCTGCTGGGGCACATGACCACCGCGGACTCGGCGGCCGACGTCGACGCCCTGCGCGCCGCCCTGGGCGCCGACCGCATCGACTACCTCGGCTACTCCTACGGCAGCCTGCTCGGCGCCGTCTACGCCACGCGCTACCCCGAACGGGTGCGCCGCCTGGTTCTGGACAGCGTCGTGCACCCGGGCCGACCCTGGTACCGCAGCAACCTGCGCCAGAGCCGCTCGCTGGACGCGGCCGCGCAGAACTTCTTCGCCTGGACCGCACGCCACGATTCCGCATACGGCTTGGGCGGCACGGCGCGCGAAACCTCCGCCGCCTACTACACAGCCCGGCGGCGCCTCGCCGAACACCCTGCACAAGGCACCGTGGGCGCCACCGAACTGGAGAACGCCTACATCACCGCCGCCTACACCTCCGCCGCGTGGCCCGAGCTGGCCCGGGCGCTGGCCGACTACCGCCGCGGCGACACGGCGGGGCTGGTCGAGGTGCACGGCAAGTACGGCCAGAGCACCGGCACCGACCCCACCTACGGGGCCTATCTCGCCACCCAGTGCACCGACTCCCGCTGGCCCGGTGATCCGCGCACCTGGCTGGAGGACGGGGCCGCGGCGCACGCCGAAGCCCCGTTCCAGTCGTGGAACAACATCTGGTACAACATGCCGTGCGCGTTCTGGCCCGCCCAGAGCCGCACCTGGTTCGAGGTCGGCGCCGCCGGGGTCGACGCCCTGCTGCTGCAGGCCGAGCACGACGGCCCCACCCCGGCGGAGGGCGCCTTCGCCATGCGCGAGCGCTTCCCCGGCTCCCGGTTGGTGATCGAGGAGCAGGGCCGCTCCCACGGCGTCGCGCTCGGCGGAAACCCCTGCATCGACGGAGCCGTCGCCGACTACCTGCGCGACGGCTCGCTGCCCGCGGCAGGCGGCGGCCCGGCGCGGGCCGACCTCACGTGTCCGGCCGCGCCACCGCCCGAGCCCGAGCCGCCGCCCCGAAACGGCCCCGACCCCCGGGAACCGCAGGCGGGGCCTCGTCCCTCCACCCTCTGA
- the ispG gene encoding flavodoxin-dependent (E)-4-hydroxy-3-methylbut-2-enyl-diphosphate synthase: MTVDLGIPAARPRPLAQRRKSRQIMVGNVPVGGDAPVSVQSMTTTVTSDINSTLQQIAELTASGCQIVRVAVPSADDAEALPIIAKKSQIPVIADIHFQPKYVFAAIDAGCAAVRVNPGNIRKFDDRVGEIAKAASDAGVPIRIGVNAGSLDKRLLEKHGKATPEALTESALWECSLFEEHGFRDIKISVKHNDPVVMINAYRLLAEQCEYPLHLGVTEAGPAFQGTVKSSVAFGALLAEGIGDTIRVSLSAPPAEEVKVGNQILESLGLRERGLEIVSCPSCGRAQVDVYKLADEVTAGLEGMEVPLRVAVMGCVVNGPGEARDADLGVASGNGKGQIFVKGEVIKTVPEAKIVETLIDEAMRIAEDMQADGAEPGEPSVSVAG; this comes from the coding sequence GTGACCGTCGATCTTGGAATCCCCGCCGCCCGGCCCCGCCCGCTCGCGCAGCGGCGGAAATCGCGGCAGATCATGGTCGGCAATGTCCCGGTCGGTGGGGACGCCCCCGTTTCCGTGCAGTCGATGACGACCACCGTCACATCCGACATCAACTCCACGCTGCAGCAGATCGCCGAGCTGACCGCCTCGGGCTGCCAGATCGTGCGTGTCGCGGTGCCCAGCGCCGACGACGCCGAGGCCCTGCCGATCATCGCCAAGAAGTCCCAGATCCCGGTGATCGCCGACATCCACTTCCAGCCCAAGTACGTCTTCGCCGCGATCGACGCCGGCTGTGCGGCCGTGCGCGTCAACCCCGGCAACATCCGCAAGTTCGACGACCGCGTCGGCGAGATCGCCAAGGCCGCGAGCGACGCCGGGGTGCCCATCCGCATCGGTGTCAACGCCGGTTCGCTGGACAAGCGGCTGCTGGAGAAGCACGGCAAGGCCACTCCTGAGGCGCTGACGGAGTCCGCGCTGTGGGAGTGCTCGCTGTTCGAGGAGCACGGCTTCCGCGACATCAAGATCTCGGTCAAGCACAACGATCCGGTCGTGATGATCAACGCCTACCGCCTGCTCGCCGAGCAGTGCGAGTATCCGCTGCACCTTGGCGTCACCGAGGCCGGGCCCGCCTTCCAGGGCACGGTCAAGTCCTCGGTCGCTTTCGGCGCGCTGCTGGCCGAGGGCATCGGCGACACCATCCGCGTGTCGCTGTCGGCGCCGCCCGCCGAGGAGGTCAAGGTCGGCAACCAGATCCTGGAGTCGCTGGGACTGCGTGAGCGCGGCCTGGAGATCGTCTCCTGCCCCAGCTGCGGTCGGGCGCAGGTCGACGTCTACAAGCTGGCCGACGAGGTCACCGCGGGTCTGGAGGGGATGGAGGTCCCGCTGCGCGTGGCCGTCATGGGCTGCGTGGTCAACGGCCCGGGCGAGGCCCGCGACGCCGATCTCGGTGTCGCCAGCGGCAACGGCAAGGGGCAGATCTTCGTCAAGGGCGAGGTCATCAAGACGGTCCCCGAGGCCAAGATCGTCGAGACCCTGATCGACGAGGCCATGCGCATCGCCGAGGACATGCAGGCCGACGGCGCCGAGCCCGGCGAGCCCTCGGTCTCCGTCGCCGGCTGA
- a CDS encoding ABC transporter permease, with amino-acid sequence MSSATLPADANTDAPAPASPAPRRAGLFRAAWGHGRTKTGLVLAGAVVLVAAVGPFISPYSPTELVGTPNSTSVDQTVFGTDGIGRDVLSRFLHGGYTLIAIAVSAALSGVVLGAALGIVAGYTRGWTDELLMRTNDMMLAFPQLVLALLVMSIIGPQVWLIVALIGVSHASRVARVAREATLKVVEQDFVKSAEAIGLSRWRIMSTEILPNITSPLLVELGLRITYSVGIIATLSFLGMGLQPPTADWGLMINENRVAITVQPWAVVLPVTAVALLTIGANLITDGLARASIGIDRGVEK; translated from the coding sequence ATGAGCTCCGCAACCCTGCCCGCCGACGCAAACACAGACGCCCCAGCCCCCGCGTCCCCGGCACCCCGCCGCGCCGGGCTGTTCCGCGCCGCGTGGGGGCACGGCCGCACCAAGACCGGCCTCGTGCTGGCCGGCGCCGTTGTGCTCGTCGCGGCCGTCGGCCCCTTCATCAGCCCCTACTCCCCCACCGAACTGGTGGGAACGCCCAACAGCACCTCCGTCGACCAGACGGTGTTCGGAACCGACGGCATCGGCCGCGATGTGCTGAGCCGGTTCCTGCACGGCGGCTACACGCTGATCGCCATCGCCGTCTCCGCGGCGCTGAGCGGCGTCGTGCTGGGCGCGGCGCTGGGCATCGTCGCCGGCTACACCCGCGGGTGGACCGACGAGCTGCTCATGCGCACCAACGACATGATGCTGGCGTTCCCGCAGCTGGTCCTCGCGCTGCTGGTGATGTCGATCATCGGCCCGCAGGTGTGGCTGATCGTGGCACTGATCGGCGTCTCGCACGCCTCCCGGGTCGCGCGCGTCGCCCGCGAGGCCACCCTGAAGGTCGTCGAACAGGACTTCGTGAAATCCGCCGAGGCCATCGGCCTGTCGCGGTGGCGCATCATGAGCACCGAGATCCTGCCCAACATCACCAGCCCGCTGCTGGTCGAGCTGGGGCTGCGGATCACCTACTCGGTCGGCATCATCGCCACGCTGAGCTTCCTCGGCATGGGCCTGCAACCGCCGACGGCCGACTGGGGCCTGATGATCAACGAGAACCGCGTCGCCATCACGGTGCAGCCCTGGGCGGTCGTCCTGCCGGTCACCGCGGTGGCGCTGCTGACCATCGGCGCGAACCTCATCACCGACGGCCTCGCACGAGCGTCGATCGGCATCGATCGGGGGGTGGAGAAATGA
- a CDS encoding GNAT family N-acetyltransferase produces the protein MLRTSSVRVLDERDRDSVQALLDADPVGNVFVGSRLRSGIDSGRLGAELWGYIERGRITALCYSGANLVPVNAGPGAIRQFSEHARWQGRRCSSIVGPVEVVADLWERLSPAWGPARAIRACQPVMEISQPSRIEADPHVRRVTPGELGILLPACVAMFTEEVGVPPDSGDGGSLYRARIEELVRTGRAFARIEDGRVVFKAEIGAVTKHACQVQGVWVHPELRGKGYSVTGMAAVVRYALAEIAPRVTLYVNDFNTAARASYRRVGFREVGAVRSVLF, from the coding sequence GTGCTGCGGACCTCATCGGTGCGCGTGCTCGACGAGCGTGACCGCGACTCCGTCCAGGCGCTGCTCGACGCCGACCCTGTCGGCAACGTCTTCGTCGGCTCGCGGCTGCGCAGCGGCATCGACTCCGGCCGCCTCGGCGCCGAACTGTGGGGATACATCGAGCGCGGCCGCATCACCGCGCTGTGTTACTCCGGCGCCAACCTCGTACCGGTCAACGCCGGCCCCGGCGCGATCCGGCAGTTCTCCGAGCACGCCCGCTGGCAGGGCAGGCGCTGCTCCTCCATCGTCGGCCCCGTCGAGGTTGTCGCCGACCTGTGGGAGCGGCTCAGCCCCGCCTGGGGGCCCGCCCGAGCCATCCGCGCCTGCCAGCCGGTCATGGAGATCTCCCAGCCCTCCCGCATCGAAGCCGATCCGCACGTGCGCCGTGTCACCCCCGGCGAGCTCGGCATCCTGCTGCCGGCCTGCGTCGCCATGTTCACCGAGGAGGTCGGGGTGCCGCCCGACTCCGGCGACGGCGGCTCGCTCTACCGCGCCCGCATCGAGGAGCTGGTGCGCACCGGCCGGGCGTTCGCCCGCATCGAGGACGGCCGGGTGGTGTTCAAGGCCGAGATCGGCGCCGTCACCAAGCACGCCTGCCAGGTGCAGGGCGTGTGGGTGCACCCCGAGCTGCGCGGCAAGGGCTACTCGGTGACCGGCATGGCCGCGGTCGTGCGCTACGCACTCGCCGAGATCGCGCCGCGGGTGACCCTCTACGTCAACGACTTCAACACCGCAGCCCGGGCGAGCTACCGCAGAGTGGGCTTCCGCGAGGTCGGCGCGGTGCGTTCGGTGCTGTTCTGA